Genomic DNA from Lutibacter sp. A80:
AAATGTTACGCGATAAAACTGTAAATAAAACTTACTGGGCACTTGTAAAAAACAAACCAAAAAAGGATAAAGACACTCTTACTGGGTATTTAAAAAAGAATCCTAAAAACAATAAATCCACATCTTACTCATCTGAAATTGAAGGAAGTAAAAAAGCAATTCTTCATTATAAAATCATCAAATCTTTAGACAACTATCATTTATTAGAAGTAGATTTAGAAACAGGAAGACACCACCAAATTCGCTGTCAATTAGCAGCCATTGGGTCTCCAATTAAAGGCGATTTAAAATATGGTTTTAACAGAAGCAACAAAGATGCAAGTATAAGTTTACACGCACGTAAAATTGAGTTTATTCACCCAGTAACCAAAGAAAATATATCAATTATAGCTCCAACACCTAAAGATGTTATTTGGAGCGCTTGTCTTCAATAAGAATTAATTTCCGTCAAACTGAACCTCGCAACTTCACTATGGTAATGAGATTCTGAAACAAGTTCAGAATGACGTAATATTTTTAAAATAATTTTAAGCTTTATTCTTTTTAGCAACTATTTCATCTAAACACAAGTTTCCAACACTTCCTTTATGTGTATGATTTACCGTTTTATTAGGCTTAAACTCACCTTCTTCAATACTTTTACCTACAATTTTATAAGCATCTCTAAACGGTGTTCCATTTTGAACTAATCTATTTACCTCCTCAACACTAAACATATATAAATATTTATCCTCTTCAACAATATTGGTTCTAACTTGAATATTTTTTAATGAATACGTTAACATTTCCAAACAAGATTTTAATGTTGAAAACGAAGGTATTAATCCTTCTTTTAACAATTGCAAATCTCTGTGATAACCACTGGTAAGATTGTTACTAATTAAAGTAAACTCCACAGGCAATGCTTGTAATTTGTTACATTTTCCTCTAATTAATTCAAAAACATCTGGATTTTTTTTATGAGGCATAATGCTTGAACCTGTTGTTAATTCATCTGGAAATGAAATAAAACTAAAATTTTGACTCATATACAAACAAATATCCATACTCATTTTAGATAAGGTTGCAGCAACTGAACTAATTGCAAAAGAAACCGATTTTTCTAATTTCCCACGTCCCATTTGCGCTGCAACTGAATTGTATTTTAACACTTCAAAATCTAGCAATTTAGTTGTTTCATCTCTATCAATTGGAAAAGAACTTCCGTAACCCGCAGCAGAACCTAACGGATTTTGATCTGCAACTTTGTAAGCGGCTTTTAAAAAGTAAATATCGTCAATTAAAGTTTCTGCATAAGCTGAAAACCACATTCCAAAAGAAGATGGCATAGCTACTTGTAAGTGCGTGTAACCAGGCAATAACACGTTTTTATATTGTTCAGCCAACGAAATTAATAAATCAAATAAATCATCAACCTCAGCATTTATATCATTTAAAGCATCTTTTAAATACAAATGAACATCTACTAAAACCTGATCGTTTCTTGAACGCGCTGTATGAATTTTCTTTCCAGTATCACCTAATTTTTCAGTTAATAAAAACTCAACTTTAGAGTGCACATCTTCAAAAGAATCTTCAATTGTAAAAGTACCAGCTTCAATAGTTTTTAAAATAGCATTTAATTCAACCTCTAAATTCGAAATTTCTTCAGAAGTTAACAAACCAATTTTATGCAACATTTTAGCATGTGCCAAATTGCCTATTACATCGTATTTTGCTAAAATTAAATCTAACTCTCTATCGTTACCAACGGTGAAAATATCTATTTTTTTATCGGTTGAAAATCCTTTATCCCAAAGTTTCATATTTGTTTTTTATTTTTAATTATTTAATGCTTTAATTGTAATTCTGAATGAAATGAATAATCTATATTGAAATTACTCAATTTAGACACTTCGACAAGCTCAGTGTGACATTCACAAAAAAAGCTTCAACTAAATTATTTCTTCTAATATTTTTATGTATAAATCTACACCTTCTTCTATTTCATGAATGTAGATAAACTCGTCTGCTGTGTGCGAACGTAAACTTTCTCCTGGCCCTAATTTTAATGAAGGACAAGTTAATATTGCTTGATCTGAAATTGTTGGCGACCCATACGTACTTCTTCCTAATTTAACACCCGCTTTTACAATTGGATGTTCTTTAGGTATGGAAGAAGAGTTTAAACGCTGCGATCTAGGGCAGACCTCAGATTTTACATGCGCCTCTATAATTTCAAACACTTCCTGATTTGTATAACAATCGGTTACACGAACATCAACTACAAAACTACAACTTGAAGGAATAACATTGTGCTGATGACCTGCATTTATTTGCGTAACAGTCATTTTAACTTTTCCTAAGGTCTCCGATATTTTTGGAAATTCATAGGTTTTAAACCAATTAATATCTTCTAAAGCATTGTAAATTGCATTATCTCCTGTTCCGTGTGCTGCGTGACCCGATGTTCCTTTTGCTTCGCAATTCACCACCATTAAGCCTTTTTCTGAAATAGCTAAATTCATTAAAGTTGGCTCTCCAACAATTGCAAAATCTATTTTTGGCAATATTGGCACAATGCTCACTAAACTATTTGGCCCCGTGTTTTCTTCTTCAGCAGAAGCCACCATAAGAAAATTATAATTTAAATCTTCTCGTTCGTAGAAATACGTAAATGTTGCCAATAATGAAACTAAACATCCACCAGCATCATTACTCCCCAAACCATACAATTTTCCATCAACAATTTCCGGATTTAAAGGGTCTTTTGTATATCCTTTATTCGGTTTTACAGTATCGTGATGCGAGTTTAATAAAATGGTTTTTTTAGCAGGATCAAAGTGTTTGTTTTTTGCCCAAACATTGTAAACTTGACTTTCAAACTTAATATTGTGATCTATAAACCATTGCTTTATTAACAAAAATGTTTCACTCTCTTCCCCTGAAAAAGATTGCTTTGAAATTAAATTTTTAAGCAATTCAATGGCTTCTTTTGTAAGTTTTTCTATCATTATTTTAAACTTATTGTAGTGTATAAATCATTTGAATTTTGAATCATAGAAGCGTCTCCAATTTTCACTTTTTGAACACCTCTATTTAATGCATTAAAACAATTTTGCATTTTTGGAAGCATTCCATCTGAAATAATTCCTTCTGAAATTAACGTTTCATATTTAGATGAATTGATTTTTTTTATTACTGAATTTTTATCTTCAATAGTTGACAAAACACCTTTTAATTCAAATATAAAATTAAGTTCTGTATGGTATAAATCACTCATTCCAATAGAAACTTCCGAAGCAATTGTATCTGCATTTGTATTTAATAATTGTCCATTTTTATCGTGTGTAATTGCACAAAAAACAGGTGTTACATTATTTTGAAGCAACACATTTATTATTTCAGAATTAATTGCATCAACATCTCCTGCAAAACCGTAATCTATATCTTTTACAATGCGTTTATGCGCTAAAATACAATTGGCATCAGCTCCTGATAAACCCATAGCATTACAGCCAAAACTTTGTAATTTTGCTGTAATATTTTTATTTAACAAACCTGCATACACCATTGTTACCACTTCAACAGTAGCTGCATCTGTTACACGTCTTCCATTAATCATTTGAGGCTTTAAACCCATTGCCGAAGAAACTTCCGTAGCTTTTTTACCTCCTCCGTGAACCAGTATTTTTGGACCTTTTAATTCAGAAAAATCTTTTAAAAATGAAGTTAATGCAGCATTGTTATTTATAACATTTCCTCCAATTTTAACAATTTGTAAAGTTTGTTTATTCATTTTTAATTAGTGATGAGATTCTGAAACAAATTCAGAATTACGTTTTATAAATTTTCTAATATCTTCTTCAACACTATTTGCGCTGAATACGTTCTATTATTTGCTTCTTGAATTACAATTGAATTTGCTGAATCTATCACTTCATCTGCCACAACTACATTTCTTCTCACAGGCAAACAATGCATAAACTTACCATTGTTGGTCAACTTCATTTTATCAGCTGTAATCATCCAATTTTCATCTTCATTAAGCACTTTTCCGTAATCGTTAAAATTACTCCAATTCTTTGCATACACAAAATCGGCATTTTCAAATGCTTTTTCTTGATTGTATTCAATTTTAGAATTTTTAGTAATGTTTTCATCTAATTCATAACCTTCTGGATGTGTAATTACAAAATCGGCATCCTGTAATTGCATCATTTCAACAAAAGAATTTGCAACTGCTTGCGGCAATGCTTTTGGATGTGGCGCCCAAGACAATACTACTTTTGGTTTATGCGGAACTTTAAATTCTTCCATAGTAATAGCATCGGCCAAGGCTTGTAATGGATGTCCTGTGGCACTTTCCATATTTACTACTGGAATCCCAGCATATTTTTCAAAATTACTTAAAACTATTTCAGCTAAATCTTTTTCTTTATCTGTTAAGGAAGCAAACGCTCTAATTGCAACAATATCACAATACTGTGCAATCACTTGAGCAGCTTCTTTTACATGTTCCGATTTATTTTGGTTCATTACTACACCATCTTCAAACTCCAATTGCCAACCTTCACTTCCAAAATTCATTACAATAGGATTTAAACCTAAATTTTGAGCGGCTTTTTGAGTACTTAAGCGAGTTCTTAAACTATTATTAAAAAACAATAAGCAAATGGTTTTCCCTTTTCCTAAGTCTTGAAATTCAAGCTCGTTTTCCTTTAACTGAACTGCTTCTTTTACTGTTTGTTGTAAATTTTTTAAATCTTTTATATTCAGATAATGTTTCATCTGTATGTTATTTTGTGGTTATTTTAGTAAACTTAGATTTATTTTCAAGGGCTTCTACCATAAAGTTATCCGTTAACCCGTTTAAAATCCATGTTTCAATTTCTGCTTTTTGTGCAATTTCAGCTGCGGCAATTTTTGTTACCATGCCCCCTGTTCCGTGTAATGATATTGAACTTTGTATCTGATTTTTTAAAGTTTCAACATTTGAAGTTTCTTTAATAGTTTCAAGACTGTTTGAATCAATAGATTCTTTTGTATAAACTCCGTTTGTATTTGTAGCTATTAATAATAAGTCAACATCTAACAACACTGCTGCTAAAGCAGATAGTCTATCGTTATCTCCAAACTTAATCTCATCGGTTGCCACGGTATCATTTTCATTAATAATTGGAATATAATTATTTTCAATTAACACATTAATGGTATCTTTAATATTTGTACGTGATTCTTCTTTCTTAAAATCTGAATACGATAATAAACACTGTGAAGTTAACAAACCTAGTTCCCAAAAATTTTCATGAAAAATTCGCATTAAATGTGGCTGCCCAATAGATGCTAAAGCCTGTTTTACGTTTATTGGTTTTCCATTACTTTCTAAATCAACAAACTGTTTTGCTACAGCAATTGCTCCAGAACTTACTATAACAAACTCGTACTTATCCTTTAATAAAGCTATTTGACGAGCAATATCTTCTAATTTCCCTCTTGAAATTTGATTGGTTTCTTTTGTTAAAACATTAGAGCCAATTTTTAGTAAGATTCGCTTTTTATCTAATTTGCCCATCTCCAAAAATATACCATTTATTTGTTACTAAATGCTGTAAACCCATTGGCCCTCTATGATGCAGTTTATCTGTACTTATTGCTAATTCGCCTCCCAAACCAAACTGTCCGCCATCGGTAAAACGAGTGGATGCATTTTGATAAACTGCCGCTGTATCTACAGATTGCATAAAAACTTGAGCAGTTTCATTCGTTGTTGTAATTATAGAAGCCGAATGTCCACCTCCATATTTATTTATTTTAGCAATGGCTTTATTTATATTTTCAATACTTCCTAAAACAATTTTATAATCTAAAAACTCTTCAAACCAAATTTCATCACTTTTTATCTCTTTCACGTGATCATATTTTGAAATAATAGCATCACCTAAAATTTTGACATCTGCCGCTATTAGTTTTTCAATTAAATTTTTAACAAAATTAGTTTTAGAAATTAACTCATCGTGAATTAACACTTTATCAACAGCATTGCACGCAGAAATTTTAGCCGTTTTGGCATTTAAAATAACATTTAAGGCTACGTTTAAATCTGCTTCAGCATCTACATAAACAAAGTTATTTCCACGTCCGCTAACAATTACGGGGCAAGATGCATTTTGTTTTACAAATTTAATTAGTCTTTCACCTCCACGTGGCACAATTAAATCTACTTTTTGAGTTGGATTTTCTAAAAAAGCTTGTGTTTCGGTTCTATTATAATTTAAATAAGCTACCCAATCTGTAGAAATATCATGAGCCTTTAAAGCTTGATGCCATAAGTCAACAATTTTTAAGTTGGATTTAGCAGATTCTTTCCCTCCTTTTAGTAAAATTTTATTACCAGATTTAAAAGCAATTCCTGCAGCTTCAACGGTAACGTCTGGCCTAGATTCATAAATAATTAAAACCGTACCAAAAGGTGCGGTTTTATTAATTATGTTCATTCCATTTGTATGCTTAAAATTATAAAGTTCTTTGTTTAACGGATCAACATCTGCAACTAATTGCTGTAAGGACAATATCATTCCTTCAATTTTTGCAGTATCTACTTTTAAACGGTCGTACATTGCTAAATCACCGCCTTTATAAGCATCGACTTCAATTTTATTAACGGCCAAAATTTCAGATTGTTTCTTCTGAATTAATTCGGCCATTGTTAGCAACACATTATTTCTTTGTTGTTCTGTTAGCATCGCATTCATTATACTAAAACTTCTTTTAGAGCTTTTATAAAAATTGCCACTTGTTCTTTTGTTATTGTTAAAGGAGGTAAAATTCTTAATAAATTTTTATTACTAGATCCTCCAGTAAAAATATGTTTATCAAAAATTAATTTTTTACGTAATTCTCCAACTTCAAAATCAAATTCGAGGCCTAACATTAAACCTTTTCCTTTTACTTTTTTAATTTTTGGAACCGATTTAATTTCTTCTAAAAAATAGCTATAAACATCATTTACATTCTCAATTAATTGCTCTTCTTCAATAATATCCAATACTGAAATTGCTGCTGCACAGGCTAAATGATTACCTCCAAAAGTGGTACCCAACATACCGTATTTCGCTTTAATTTTTTTTGAAATTAAAACACCTCCAATTGGAAATCCGTTTGCCATTCCTTTGGCAGTAGTAATAATATCTGGCTTAATTTTATGATGTTGAAATGCAAAAAATTGACCACTTCTACCGTAACCAGATTGAATTTCATCTAGAATTAATATGGTTTTAGTTTTTTTACACTCTTTTCTAACTTTTTTAAAGAATTTTTTCTTTCCTTCATCTAAACCTCCAACACCTTGAATTCCCTCAATAATTACAGCAGCCACATCTCCTTTACCCAGCTCGTGAACCACCAATTCAATATTATTTAAAGGAAGAAAAGTTACTTGTTGTTGTAAATTTATAGGTGCGTTTATATTTAAATTATCAGTAGCTGCAACTGCAGCTGATGTTCTACCATGAAAAGCATTTTTAAAAGAAAGAACTCTACTTTTACCTGTTATAAAAGATGCCAATTTTAAAGCATTTTCATTAGCTTCGGCTCCAGAATTACATAAAAACAAGTTGTATTTATCACAACCTGAAATACGCCCTAATTTCTCAGCTAATTCATGTTGTAATGGATTTTGAATTGAGTTAGAATAAAATCCTATTTTCTCAATTTGTTCTTTTATAGCTGTAACATATTTTGGATGCGAATGTCCCACAGAAATAACTCCATGGCCACCATATAAATCTAAATATTTTGTTCCTTTATCATCCCAAACATAAGCGCCTTCAGCTTTTACAGGTGTTACATTATACAACGGATAAACATCGAATAGTTCCATAATTTATATATTTTAAATCTGATTAATTTTTTCAAAAGAAGTAACTAAACCCCTTATTAATGAAGCGCTTAAACCTTGATGTTCCATTTCGTTTAAACCTTCTATTGTACAACCGCTTGGCGTAGTTACCTTATCAATTTCTTCTTCAGGATGATTTCCTGATTTAATTAATAAACTAGCTGCACCTAATGCAGTTTGCATAGATAACTCTTGAGCCTCTTTAGCATCAAAACCTAATTGAACTGCACCTTGCGTTGTAGCTCTAATTAAACGCATCCAAAAAGCAATTCCACTAGCACAAATAACAGTTGCTGCTTGCATTAAATTTTCTTCAATACACATAGTTTGACCTAAAGAGTTAAAGATACTTTTTGCCAATTCAATATTTTTAACACCTTTTGAATTTGCACTCATACAAGTCATAGATTGTTTAACTGAGATTGCGGTATTCGGCATACTTCTAACAATAGCTACTTCAT
This window encodes:
- the proB gene encoding glutamate 5-kinase — its product is MGKLDKKRILLKIGSNVLTKETNQISRGKLEDIARQIALLKDKYEFVIVSSGAIAVAKQFVDLESNGKPINVKQALASIGQPHLMRIFHENFWELGLLTSQCLLSYSDFKKEESRTNIKDTINVLIENNYIPIINENDTVATDEIKFGDNDRLSALAAVLLDVDLLLIATNTNGVYTKESIDSNSLETIKETSNVETLKNQIQSSISLHGTGGMVTKIAAAEIAQKAEIETWILNGLTDNFMVEALENKSKFTKITTK
- a CDS encoding N-acetylornithine carbamoyltransferase, producing MKHYLNIKDLKNLQQTVKEAVQLKENELEFQDLGKGKTICLLFFNNSLRTRLSTQKAAQNLGLNPIVMNFGSEGWQLEFEDGVVMNQNKSEHVKEAAQVIAQYCDIVAIRAFASLTDKEKDLAEIVLSNFEKYAGIPVVNMESATGHPLQALADAITMEEFKVPHKPKVVLSWAPHPKALPQAVANSFVEMMQLQDADFVITHPEGYELDENITKNSKIEYNQEKAFENADFVYAKNWSNFNDYGKVLNEDENWMITADKMKLTNNGKFMHCLPVRRNVVVADEVIDSANSIVIQEANNRTYSAQIVLKKILENL
- a CDS encoding glutamate-5-semialdehyde dehydrogenase, which gives rise to MNAMLTEQQRNNVLLTMAELIQKKQSEILAVNKIEVDAYKGGDLAMYDRLKVDTAKIEGMILSLQQLVADVDPLNKELYNFKHTNGMNIINKTAPFGTVLIIYESRPDVTVEAAGIAFKSGNKILLKGGKESAKSNLKIVDLWHQALKAHDISTDWVAYLNYNRTETQAFLENPTQKVDLIVPRGGERLIKFVKQNASCPVIVSGRGNNFVYVDAEADLNVALNVILNAKTAKISACNAVDKVLIHDELISKTNFVKNLIEKLIAADVKILGDAIISKYDHVKEIKSDEIWFEEFLDYKIVLGSIENINKAIAKINKYGGGHSASIITTTNETAQVFMQSVDTAAVYQNASTRFTDGGQFGLGGELAISTDKLHHRGPMGLQHLVTNKWYIFGDGQIR
- the argH gene encoding argininosuccinate lyase: MKLWDKGFSTDKKIDIFTVGNDRELDLILAKYDVIGNLAHAKMLHKIGLLTSEEISNLEVELNAILKTIEAGTFTIEDSFEDVHSKVEFLLTEKLGDTGKKIHTARSRNDQVLVDVHLYLKDALNDINAEVDDLFDLLISLAEQYKNVLLPGYTHLQVAMPSSFGMWFSAYAETLIDDIYFLKAAYKVADQNPLGSAAGYGSSFPIDRDETTKLLDFEVLKYNSVAAQMGRGKLEKSVSFAISSVAATLSKMSMDICLYMSQNFSFISFPDELTTGSSIMPHKKNPDVFELIRGKCNKLQALPVEFTLISNNLTSGYHRDLQLLKEGLIPSFSTLKSCLEMLTYSLKNIQVRTNIVEEDKYLYMFSVEEVNRLVQNGTPFRDAYKIVGKSIEEGEFKPNKTVNHTHKGSVGNLCLDEIVAKKNKA
- the proC gene encoding pyrroline-5-carboxylate reductase, giving the protein MKIAILGTGNLGYSIALGILSQENFKFKNLYLTKRNTKSLESWYKLPNVKISTDNRKAVRFSDVIIIAVQPAHLQGVLEEIKEVVNPKRHTIISVVTGRKIADLEAVIGNEVAIVRSMPNTAISVKQSMTCMSANSKGVKNIELAKSIFNSLGQTMCIEENLMQAATVICASGIAFWMRLIRATTQGAVQLGFDAKEAQELSMQTALGAASLLIKSGNHPEEEIDKVTTPSGCTIEGLNEMEHQGLSASLIRGLVTSFEKINQI
- a CDS encoding RluA family pseudouridine synthase yields the protein MASTKNNLEVLFEDNHLIIVNKKSGDIVQGDKTGDAPLSDIVKAYIKEKYNKPGNVFLGVVHRLDRPTTGVIVFARTSKSLERFNKMLRDKTVNKTYWALVKNKPKKDKDTLTGYLKKNPKNNKSTSYSSEIEGSKKAILHYKIIKSLDNYHLLEVDLETGRHHQIRCQLAAIGSPIKGDLKYGFNRSNKDASISLHARKIEFIHPVTKENISIIAPTPKDVIWSACLQ
- the argB gene encoding acetylglutamate kinase, with the protein product MNKQTLQIVKIGGNVINNNAALTSFLKDFSELKGPKILVHGGGKKATEVSSAMGLKPQMINGRRVTDAATVEVVTMVYAGLLNKNITAKLQSFGCNAMGLSGADANCILAHKRIVKDIDYGFAGDVDAINSEIINVLLQNNVTPVFCAITHDKNGQLLNTNADTIASEVSIGMSDLYHTELNFIFELKGVLSTIEDKNSVIKKINSSKYETLISEGIISDGMLPKMQNCFNALNRGVQKVKIGDASMIQNSNDLYTTISLK
- a CDS encoding M20 family metallo-hydrolase, with translation MIEKLTKEAIELLKNLISKQSFSGEESETFLLIKQWFIDHNIKFESQVYNVWAKNKHFDPAKKTILLNSHHDTVKPNKGYTKDPLNPEIVDGKLYGLGSNDAGGCLVSLLATFTYFYEREDLNYNFLMVASAEEENTGPNSLVSIVPILPKIDFAIVGEPTLMNLAISEKGLMVVNCEAKGTSGHAAHGTGDNAIYNALEDINWFKTYEFPKISETLGKVKMTVTQINAGHQHNVIPSSCSFVVDVRVTDCYTNQEVFEIIEAHVKSEVCPRSQRLNSSSIPKEHPIVKAGVKLGRSTYGSPTISDQAILTCPSLKLGPGESLRSHTADEFIYIHEIEEGVDLYIKILEEII
- a CDS encoding aspartate aminotransferase family protein, whose protein sequence is MELFDVYPLYNVTPVKAEGAYVWDDKGTKYLDLYGGHGVISVGHSHPKYVTAIKEQIEKIGFYSNSIQNPLQHELAEKLGRISGCDKYNLFLCNSGAEANENALKLASFITGKSRVLSFKNAFHGRTSAAVAATDNLNINAPINLQQQVTFLPLNNIELVVHELGKGDVAAVIIEGIQGVGGLDEGKKKFFKKVRKECKKTKTILILDEIQSGYGRSGQFFAFQHHKIKPDIITTAKGMANGFPIGGVLISKKIKAKYGMLGTTFGGNHLACAAAISVLDIIEEEQLIENVNDVYSYFLEEIKSVPKIKKVKGKGLMLGLEFDFEVGELRKKLIFDKHIFTGGSSNKNLLRILPPLTITKEQVAIFIKALKEVLV